The following proteins are encoded in a genomic region of Microcoleus sp. FACHB-68:
- the petC gene encoding cytochrome b6-f complex iron-sulfur subunit, giving the protein MAQASGSADVPSMGRRQFMNFLTFGAVTGTALGALYPVIKYFIPPSTGAAGGGVTAKDALGNDISVTKFLASHNAGERALAQGLKGDPTYVVVDTNQAISNYGINAVCTHLGCVVPWNASENKFICPCHGSQYDNTGKVVRGPAPLSLALAHATVADDKITFTPWTETDFRTGDDPWWA; this is encoded by the coding sequence ATGGCTCAAGCTTCTGGATCTGCAGACGTGCCCAGCATGGGGCGTCGTCAATTTATGAATTTTCTAACCTTTGGTGCAGTCACCGGCACAGCGCTGGGTGCCCTGTATCCAGTGATCAAGTATTTTATCCCGCCCTCAACCGGCGCTGCCGGTGGTGGTGTGACTGCCAAAGATGCGCTGGGTAACGATATCAGCGTCACTAAATTTTTGGCCAGCCATAATGCCGGTGAGCGTGCCTTAGCGCAAGGTCTCAAAGGCGACCCCACCTACGTTGTGGTAGACACGAACCAAGCGATCTCCAATTACGGTATCAACGCCGTATGTACCCACCTGGGTTGCGTTGTCCCTTGGAACGCCAGCGAGAACAAATTTATTTGTCCTTGCCACGGTTCTCAGTATGACAACACCGGCAAAGTCGTTCGCGGGCCGGCACCCTTGTCTTTGGCACTCGCTCACGCCACAGTAGCCGATGATAAAATCACCTTCACGCCCTGGACGGAAACAGACTTCCGCACCGGCGACGATCCGTGGTGGGCCTAA
- the petA gene encoding cytochrome f, with amino-acid sequence MKKFDLSVMLLGSYRVVAKSVLIAIATMAIFLAGDLALPQSAAAYPFWAQQTAPETPREATGRIVCANCHLAAKPTLVEIPQSVLPDSVFEAVVKIPYDTSVQQVLGDGSKGGLNVGAVVMLPEGFKIAPEDRIPEEMKEKVEGVYFQTYKEGQDNVVIVGPLPGEQYQEIIFPVLSPNPETDKNVHFGKYSVHVGANRGRGQIYPTGDKSNNAVFNASAAGTVAKINKPEDGGYEVTIQTADGKTVVDTVPAGPELIVSEGQEVAAGELLTSNPNVGGFGQRDVEIVLQSATRIKGLMAFFGIATLSQILLVLKKKQVEKVQAAEMNF; translated from the coding sequence ATGAAGAAATTTGACTTGTCGGTGATGTTGCTTGGCAGCTACCGGGTTGTTGCCAAAAGTGTGCTGATTGCAATCGCAACGATGGCCATTTTTTTGGCCGGCGATCTAGCCTTGCCCCAGTCTGCTGCCGCCTATCCCTTCTGGGCGCAGCAAACTGCCCCTGAAACTCCCCGTGAAGCCACGGGTCGAATTGTTTGTGCCAACTGTCACTTGGCTGCAAAACCTACGCTCGTAGAAATCCCTCAATCCGTTCTGCCAGACAGCGTGTTTGAGGCAGTGGTAAAAATTCCCTACGACACTAGCGTGCAGCAAGTCTTGGGTGATGGCAGCAAAGGCGGACTGAATGTAGGTGCCGTCGTGATGTTGCCAGAAGGCTTCAAAATCGCTCCTGAAGACAGAATTCCCGAAGAAATGAAGGAAAAAGTCGAGGGCGTCTATTTCCAAACTTATAAAGAGGGTCAAGACAACGTTGTGATCGTTGGCCCATTACCGGGTGAGCAATATCAAGAGATTATCTTCCCCGTACTTTCTCCCAATCCGGAAACAGATAAAAATGTCCACTTTGGGAAATACTCCGTTCATGTCGGCGCAAATCGTGGTCGCGGCCAGATTTACCCCACCGGCGACAAGAGCAATAATGCCGTTTTTAACGCTTCCGCTGCCGGCACCGTTGCCAAAATTAATAAGCCCGAAGATGGTGGTTATGAAGTAACGATCCAAACCGCAGATGGCAAAACAGTGGTTGACACCGTGCCAGCCGGCCCGGAATTGATCGTTTCTGAAGGACAAGAAGTTGCAGCCGGTGAACTCTTAACTTCTAACCCCAATGTTGGCGGTTTCGGTCAGAGAGACGTTGAAATCGTCTTACAAAGTGCTACCCGAATCAAAGGATTAATGGCCTTCTTTGGGATTGCCACCTTGTCTCAAATTCTGCTCGTCCTGAAGAAAAAACAGGTCGAGAAAGTTCAAGCCGCCGAGATGAATTTCTAG
- a CDS encoding aminotransferase class V-fold PLP-dependent enzyme produces MSQSANLPCEPSSWAKLWSLDAAVTYLNHGSFGACPKSVLAAQQQLREQLEREPVRFFVRELEPLLDEARNRLANFVGAGTDELAFIPNATTGVNAVLRSLHFEPGDELLTTDHEYNACRNALNFIAERAGARIVVAPVPFPIESPAQVVEAVLERVSPKTRLALLDHVSSQTALIFPIQEIVRRLAEVGVDTLVDGSHAPGMLPLNLREIGAAYYTGNCHKWLCAPKGAAFLYVRSDRQQGIRPLTISHGANSPRQDRSRFQLEFDWMGTDDPTASLCVPVAIAFMGSLLDGGWPELMAKNKTLVLAARQILLERLGIPAPCPDEMIGSMAALPVSDGNYLALHDTLFDQFGLEVPVIPWPAAPHRLIRISAQIYNSLEQYEYLAEVLQKVLD; encoded by the coding sequence ATGTCCCAATCTGCAAATTTGCCATGTGAGCCATCTAGTTGGGCTAAGTTATGGTCGCTTGACGCGGCGGTGACTTATCTCAATCACGGTTCATTCGGAGCTTGTCCCAAAAGCGTGCTGGCTGCTCAACAACAGCTGCGGGAGCAACTGGAACGAGAGCCGGTACGGTTTTTTGTCCGGGAGTTGGAACCGTTGTTGGATGAAGCCCGCAACCGGCTGGCAAACTTTGTGGGTGCCGGCACTGATGAGTTGGCGTTTATCCCCAATGCGACAACCGGCGTCAATGCGGTGCTGCGTTCGTTGCATTTTGAGCCTGGGGATGAGCTGCTCACGACAGATCATGAATACAACGCTTGCCGTAACGCCCTGAATTTTATCGCAGAGCGTGCTGGTGCGCGCATTGTGGTCGCGCCAGTGCCGTTTCCCATCGAATCACCGGCACAGGTGGTTGAAGCGGTGTTAGAGCGCGTTTCACCCAAAACCCGGCTGGCGCTGCTGGATCATGTCAGCAGTCAAACTGCTTTGATTTTCCCAATTCAGGAAATAGTCCGCCGGCTGGCAGAAGTCGGCGTGGATACGCTGGTCGATGGTTCTCATGCGCCGGGGATGCTGCCGCTCAATTTACGCGAAATTGGGGCGGCTTATTACACCGGCAACTGTCATAAATGGCTGTGTGCGCCTAAAGGGGCGGCATTTCTGTATGTGCGATCCGACCGGCAGCAAGGAATTCGCCCACTGACTATCAGCCACGGTGCCAACTCACCGCGCCAGGATCGTTCCCGCTTCCAGCTCGAATTTGATTGGATGGGAACCGATGATCCAACGGCGTCCCTATGCGTGCCGGTGGCGATTGCGTTCATGGGTTCGCTGCTAGACGGCGGTTGGCCGGAATTAATGGCAAAAAATAAAACCCTGGTGCTAGCGGCGCGGCAGATACTCCTAGAACGCTTGGGGATACCGGCACCCTGTCCGGATGAAATGATCGGGTCGATGGCGGCGCTGCCGGTGTCTGACGGCAACTATCTAGCGTTGCACGATACGTTGTTTGACCAGTTTGGGTTAGAGGTGCCGGTGATTCCTTGGCCGGCTGCTCCTCACCGGCTGATTCGCATTTCAGCACAGATTTATAATTCCCTAGAGCAGTATGAATATTTGGCTGAGGTGTTGCAGAAGGTGTTGGATTAA
- a CDS encoding NYN domain-containing protein, translating to MAPPSLPTVLLVDGYNIIGIWPDLTKTRDHDGMESARRELIEALVNYSAFQGFETRLVFDAQYQDTGSTREEITRHVSVHYTGFGQTADTYIEKICANCRHEFTKLKQRVIVATSDRAQQLTVVGYGAEWMSAQQLAYDIEAIGNQVRRKQQSSKPSARRLLASSLDPIAQQRLAQLRMGRRP from the coding sequence ATGGCACCCCCATCACTGCCGACAGTCCTGCTCGTGGACGGCTACAACATCATTGGTATTTGGCCCGACCTGACAAAGACACGCGATCATGATGGCATGGAGTCAGCACGGAGGGAATTAATTGAAGCTTTAGTCAATTACAGCGCCTTCCAGGGATTTGAGACGCGCCTTGTGTTCGACGCGCAATATCAAGACACGGGCAGCACTCGTGAAGAAATTACGCGCCACGTATCAGTCCACTACACCGGCTTTGGGCAAACTGCAGATACCTACATTGAAAAAATCTGTGCCAACTGTCGCCACGAATTTACTAAGTTAAAACAGCGGGTGATTGTGGCCACATCAGACCGGGCACAGCAACTCACCGTTGTCGGTTATGGGGCAGAATGGATGTCAGCGCAACAACTAGCGTATGATATTGAAGCGATAGGCAATCAAGTGCGACGCAAACAGCAATCCTCGAAGCCTTCGGCTCGTCGTCTGTTAGCAAGTTCTTTAGACCCTATAGCTCAGCAGCGTTTAGCGCAGCTGCGGATGGGCCGGCGACCGTGA
- a CDS encoding WD40 repeat domain-containing protein produces MDWTTPLKFQQADFIKRLKSDAANLLHSQTRGCHSELMVLSGEKLTKIRDFCRQTAVNIEQHSPASDIIPSFLKQKLGQAVIATYLESLAVEIDPLRRRKTQDSVDFTLLFDSNLGIQVKTEYGNMDSVRWSISVEEVKQNVAIVCILLQEEVSADRQIYHAIVAGFAPTNTIAIRQGQVNLGIADLLYAGGLRSYLESFKTESSFSDGLHILTGSSNYVYPFAISADGEILASSNYDGSVKLWQLNNKELQAALSGQSWSFYPIATGGGGQILASGSTDKKLYQCHAGTGSLRHSLAGHSSGVSSITISADRQILISGGYDGSLKIWDLETGKLQRRIAAHAGTVRPIAISYDRKILATGSIDKTLKVWSLDTGEVLRILPVRTDPVVSIAISPDDQTLVSGSQDGTIDIWHLDTGELKSTLPGHSGTVRAIAISPDGQTLATGSTEKTIKLWDVQTGELKSTLTGHSDPIINVAPNPNGQSLELSLLRHQNPGWRD; encoded by the coding sequence ATGGACTGGACAACTCCCCTGAAATTTCAACAAGCTGATTTTATTAAAAGGCTGAAGTCAGATGCGGCAAATCTGCTGCACTCTCAAACCAGAGGTTGCCACAGTGAATTGATGGTTCTCTCAGGTGAGAAGTTGACAAAAATTCGAGACTTTTGCCGGCAGACAGCCGTAAATATCGAGCAACACTCTCCAGCTAGTGATATAATACCTAGCTTTTTAAAACAAAAGTTGGGTCAAGCAGTGATCGCCACCTATTTAGAAAGTTTGGCAGTGGAAATAGATCCGCTAAGACGCCGAAAAACGCAAGATTCTGTCGATTTTACTTTACTTTTTGACTCAAACCTTGGCATTCAGGTCAAAACAGAATACGGCAACATGGATTCTGTTCGGTGGTCTATCTCTGTTGAAGAAGTTAAGCAAAATGTTGCCATAGTCTGCATTTTGCTTCAAGAAGAAGTCAGTGCAGACCGGCAAATCTATCACGCCATTGTGGCCGGTTTTGCCCCCACCAATACCATTGCAATTCGTCAGGGGCAAGTCAACCTGGGAATCGCAGACCTGCTTTATGCAGGAGGCTTACGCAGCTATCTAGAATCTTTCAAAACAGAATCAAGCTTCAGTGACGGGTTACATATTCTCACCGGCAGTTCCAACTATGTCTATCCCTTTGCAATTAGCGCAGATGGAGAAATCCTTGCCAGTAGCAATTATGACGGCAGCGTTAAGCTGTGGCAGTTGAATAACAAAGAATTGCAAGCAGCGCTATCAGGGCAGTCTTGGTCATTTTATCCCATCGCTACCGGCGGAGGCGGGCAAATCCTCGCCAGTGGCAGCACAGACAAAAAGCTTTATCAATGTCATGCAGGAACCGGATCACTGCGTCATTCCCTTGCCGGCCATAGTAGCGGCGTGAGTTCCATTACTATCAGTGCAGACCGACAAATCCTAATTAGTGGCGGTTACGACGGATCACTAAAAATTTGGGATTTAGAAACCGGCAAACTACAGCGCCGGATAGCAGCACACGCCGGCACAGTCAGACCGATAGCCATTAGTTATGATCGCAAGATCCTCGCCACCGGCAGTATTGACAAAACACTGAAAGTATGGTCATTAGACACCGGCGAAGTGCTGCGAATATTGCCGGTGCGGACAGATCCAGTCGTTTCCATCGCAATTAGTCCCGACGATCAAACCCTTGTCAGTGGCTCCCAAGACGGAACAATTGACATCTGGCATCTAGACACCGGCGAACTAAAAAGCACTCTTCCAGGGCATTCAGGCACAGTCAGAGCCATTGCCATCAGTCCCGATGGTCAAACCCTTGCCACCGGCAGTACAGAAAAAACGATAAAACTGTGGGACGTGCAAACTGGGGAATTGAAATCCACCCTCACAGGTCATTCAGACCCAATTATTAACGTCGCCCCCAACCCGAACGGCCAAAGTCTAGAGCTGAGTTTACTACGTCACCAAAATCCCGGCTGGAGGGATTAA
- a CDS encoding SDR family oxidoreductase, with product MNVQGKTALITGASRGIGREIALEMAQQGAKRLLLVARDHERLAEVAAEIEALGAEAIILALDLAQPVEVNIAIAQAWRNHGPIQLLVNCAGVAHQAPFLKTKLPNVQQEIAINLMGMYTMTRLVARRMATQREGTIVNVSSLMGKVAAPTMTTYSATKFAILGFTQALRGELAQYNIRVIALLPSLTDTDMARDLHWFRWVVPTTPKKVAQALITGLRKNSPEILVGWQSHLAVLGNRIAPWFLERVLLMAAPLSRDSRKRYHKLREADAISR from the coding sequence ATGAACGTTCAAGGAAAAACAGCTCTAATTACAGGCGCTTCCCGTGGAATTGGGCGAGAGATCGCTCTAGAAATGGCACAACAAGGAGCGAAGCGGTTGTTATTAGTAGCGCGGGATCACGAACGATTGGCTGAAGTTGCCGCTGAAATTGAAGCACTAGGCGCAGAAGCGATTATTTTGGCTTTGGATTTAGCGCAGCCGGTGGAGGTGAATATTGCCATTGCCCAGGCTTGGCGAAATCACGGCCCTATTCAACTTTTAGTGAATTGTGCCGGTGTCGCCCATCAAGCGCCTTTCTTGAAAACTAAATTGCCAAATGTGCAGCAAGAAATTGCCATTAATTTAATGGGAATGTATACGATGACGCGCTTGGTTGCGCGGCGGATGGCAACCCAACGGGAAGGCACCATTGTCAATGTTTCGAGTTTGATGGGTAAGGTGGCAGCACCGACGATGACGACTTATTCTGCGACAAAGTTTGCAATTTTAGGGTTTACGCAAGCGTTGCGTGGCGAGTTAGCGCAATACAATATCCGGGTAATCGCTTTGTTACCTTCTTTAACGGATACGGATATGGCGCGAGATTTGCATTGGTTTCGCTGGGTAGTGCCAACAACACCCAAAAAGGTAGCGCAAGCATTGATCACCGGCTTGCGAAAGAATTCCCCCGAAATTTTAGTTGGTTGGCAAAGTCATTTAGCTGTCTTGGGCAATCGCATCGCGCCTTGGTTTTTGGAAAGGGTTTTATTGATGGCTGCACCGCTGTCTAGAGATAGCCGAAAGCGCTATCACAAACTTCGAGAGGCTGACGCGATTTCACGTTAG
- a CDS encoding GAF domain-containing protein, producing MSQNRQILDDIAKFAQEIVNAETAVVALAESGGEVVYYAAAAGKHAEAIVDKKNTSANSGLCGVAFQGRVPVLVCQTEGDSRVRQDHAKAMGIKTALAVPVIYEDKLLGALMALNRTDGSAFDEEAEKVLAGYAAEVAPVILQFCIIS from the coding sequence GTGAGTCAGAATCGTCAAATCTTGGATGATATTGCTAAATTCGCTCAGGAAATTGTCAATGCTGAAACAGCCGTCGTAGCGCTGGCGGAGTCTGGGGGAGAAGTTGTTTATTATGCGGCGGCGGCAGGTAAACACGCTGAGGCGATTGTAGATAAAAAAAATACTTCGGCAAATTCTGGTTTGTGCGGCGTTGCGTTTCAGGGACGGGTGCCGGTTTTAGTTTGCCAAACTGAAGGGGATAGCCGAGTTCGTCAGGATCATGCTAAAGCGATGGGGATTAAAACTGCTTTGGCCGTGCCGGTTATTTATGAAGATAAACTTTTGGGTGCGCTGATGGCTTTAAACCGCACAGATGGCAGTGCATTTGATGAGGAAGCCGAGAAGGTTTTAGCCGGCTACGCTGCTGAAGTGGCTCCTGTTATTTTGCAATTTTGCATTATTAGTTGA
- a CDS encoding UbiD family decarboxylase — protein sequence MARDLRGFIKILEERGQLRRINALVDPNLEIAEISNRMLQAGGPALLFENVKGAAYPVAINLLGTEERVCWAMNMEKPAELEELGKKLAMLQQPKPPKKISQAVEFGKVLFDVLKAKPGRDFFPPCHQVVLEGEAVDLTKIPMIRPYMGDAGKIVTLGLVITKDCETGTPNVGVYRLQLQSRNTMTVHWLSVRGGARHLRKAAEQGKKLEVAIALGVDPMIIMAAATPIPVDLSEWLFAGLYGGSGVNLAKCKTVDLEVPADSEFVLEGTITPGEVLPDGPFGDHMGYYGGVEDSPVIHFHCMTHRKDPIYLTTFSGRPPKEEAMMAIALNRIYTPILRQQVSEIVDFFLPMEALSYKAAIISIDKAYPGQARRAALAFWSALPQFTYTKFVIVVDKDINIRDPRQVVWAISSKVDPVRDVFILPETPFDTLDFASEKIGLGGRMGIDATTKIPPETQHEWGEPLESDPDVAAMVERRWAEYGLADLKLDEVNPNLFGYDVR from the coding sequence ATGGCGAGAGATTTGCGCGGGTTTATCAAAATTTTAGAAGAACGGGGACAACTACGGCGGATTAATGCCTTAGTTGACCCTAATTTGGAAATTGCAGAGATTTCTAACCGGATGTTGCAAGCAGGCGGGCCGGCGCTGCTGTTTGAGAATGTCAAAGGCGCAGCGTATCCGGTGGCGATCAACCTGCTGGGAACCGAGGAACGGGTTTGCTGGGCGATGAATATGGAAAAACCGGCAGAATTGGAGGAATTGGGCAAGAAGCTGGCGATGCTACAGCAGCCGAAACCGCCGAAGAAAATTTCCCAGGCGGTAGAGTTTGGCAAGGTGTTATTTGATGTACTCAAGGCGAAACCGGGACGCGATTTTTTCCCGCCGTGTCATCAGGTGGTGCTTGAAGGGGAAGCTGTAGATTTGACGAAAATCCCGATGATTCGCCCTTATATGGGGGATGCCGGCAAAATTGTCACTTTAGGACTCGTGATTACTAAAGATTGCGAGACAGGAACGCCGAATGTCGGGGTTTACCGGCTACAGTTGCAATCTCGCAATACGATGACGGTACACTGGCTGTCGGTTCGGGGTGGGGCGCGACATTTACGGAAAGCGGCGGAACAGGGGAAGAAGTTGGAGGTGGCGATTGCCCTCGGTGTTGACCCGATGATTATCATGGCGGCTGCAACTCCGATTCCGGTAGACCTCTCAGAATGGCTGTTTGCGGGGCTTTACGGCGGTTCTGGGGTGAATCTGGCGAAGTGTAAGACGGTGGATTTGGAGGTGCCGGCGGACTCAGAATTTGTCTTAGAAGGAACGATTACGCCTGGGGAGGTGCTGCCGGATGGGCCTTTTGGCGATCACATGGGATATTACGGCGGCGTAGAAGATTCGCCGGTGATTCACTTCCACTGCATGACGCATCGCAAAGATCCGATTTATCTAACGACATTTAGCGGGCGTCCACCGAAAGAAGAGGCGATGATGGCAATTGCGCTAAATCGAATTTACACGCCTATTTTGCGGCAGCAAGTGTCAGAAATTGTTGACTTTTTCCTACCAATGGAAGCGCTCAGTTATAAAGCCGCAATTATTTCCATTGATAAGGCGTATCCGGGTCAAGCGCGGCGGGCAGCTTTGGCGTTTTGGAGTGCTCTACCGCAATTTACTTACACGAAGTTTGTGATTGTTGTCGATAAAGATATCAACATTCGTGATCCGCGTCAAGTGGTGTGGGCAATTAGTTCAAAAGTTGACCCGGTGCGAGATGTTTTTATTCTGCCAGAGACACCATTTGACACATTGGATTTTGCGAGTGAAAAGATTGGATTGGGAGGACGGATGGGAATTGATGCAACAACAAAGATTCCGCCGGAAACCCAGCATGAATGGGGCGAACCTTTAGAGTCTGATCCGGATGTAGCGGCGATGGTTGAGCGTCGTTGGGCTGAGTATGGTTTAGCGGATTTAAAGTTAGATGAAGTTAATCCGAATTTGTTTGGTTATGACGTGAGATAA
- a CDS encoding NYN domain-containing protein, producing MNHSSVIQSISRYVCQAIFSIYLSHPEWLNEKFKNQPWESQKFQDKFFVKVVEEFSKTEDKNELIVKTIKVFDNFLLPSFFVSSTFSEVMENLRQITQTETVISSNQVEESKPADNFARVRAESTDSATAVLLLDAENLPLNVETENFLAGCCTYPIRIKIAFANWRSMGKQDIEYHGRSYELIHVPASKDSADIKMATVGASIFLHYPTAKEVLICSSDKALLHLRNTLQAQGLTVYLVRKQGETIIVVNSITGNTQTYAIKPIPTIDQFIHQVKNLILEEQKNTSNQWVKLSRISQLYQVKYKTQINQVVTGHLPGKKAQDIFVNYPADFVVHQPAEKSEFYVTLFQPARSSAALETQTPDQITTAKVLSQTPLNITSKDEMEQALVKIVMALTANSPESFVSLSNVGAEFYKHYGQPITKVMTALKLGSKLSKFLLSCSGFKVKNIENQYLVSLSQV from the coding sequence ATGAACCATTCATCTGTTATCCAATCAATTAGTCGCTATGTCTGCCAAGCCATTTTTTCCATCTATCTAAGCCATCCTGAATGGCTGAATGAAAAATTTAAAAATCAGCCGTGGGAGAGTCAAAAATTTCAAGATAAATTTTTCGTTAAAGTTGTTGAAGAATTCAGCAAAACGGAAGATAAAAATGAATTAATTGTCAAAACCATTAAAGTTTTTGATAATTTTTTGTTACCTAGCTTTTTTGTGTCTTCAACTTTCAGTGAAGTCATGGAAAATCTTCGTCAAATCACCCAGACAGAAACCGTTATTTCCTCGAATCAAGTAGAGGAGTCAAAGCCGGCAGACAATTTCGCCAGGGTAAGGGCGGAATCAACGGACTCTGCAACGGCGGTTCTGCTTCTTGATGCCGAAAATTTACCGCTAAATGTTGAAACAGAAAACTTCCTAGCCGGCTGCTGCACCTATCCAATTCGGATTAAGATTGCCTTTGCAAATTGGCGCAGTATGGGTAAGCAAGATATTGAATATCACGGACGCAGTTATGAACTTATTCATGTCCCAGCTTCTAAAGATAGCGCTGATATAAAAATGGCAACTGTGGGGGCATCAATTTTCTTGCACTACCCAACTGCAAAAGAAGTATTAATTTGTTCGTCAGATAAGGCATTGCTACATCTTCGCAATACATTACAAGCCCAAGGATTAACGGTTTATCTCGTTCGCAAACAGGGAGAAACTATCATAGTTGTCAATAGTATCACCGGCAACACGCAAACCTATGCAATCAAACCGATCCCGACGATTGATCAATTTATTCACCAAGTTAAAAATTTAATATTAGAAGAACAAAAAAATACTTCTAATCAGTGGGTGAAACTTTCGCGGATCTCACAACTTTATCAAGTTAAATATAAAACTCAAATTAACCAAGTGGTGACGGGCCACTTACCGGGAAAAAAAGCCCAAGATATTTTTGTGAATTATCCTGCCGATTTTGTGGTGCATCAGCCGGCAGAAAAATCGGAATTCTATGTTACTTTATTTCAGCCGGCTCGTTCGTCTGCTGCGCTTGAAACTCAAACACCTGACCAGATAACTACAGCGAAAGTTCTGTCTCAAACTCCATTAAATATTACTTCTAAAGATGAGATGGAACAAGCACTCGTGAAAATTGTTATGGCTTTAACTGCTAACTCTCCGGAAAGCTTCGTTTCACTCTCAAATGTGGGCGCTGAATTTTACAAGCACTATGGTCAACCGATTACTAAGGTGATGACAGCCTTAAAGTTAGGCAGTAAACTCTCTAAATTTTTGTTATCTTGTAGCGGTTTTAAAGTCAAAAATATTGAAAATCAGTATTTAGTTTCTCTTTCGCAAGTTTAA
- a CDS encoding SDR family oxidoreductase yields MQDKVVVVVGATGGIGSAVTRQLAKAGAQLVLAARNSSRLDALAAELLSPMQLMPVPCDITDPLQVDRLMKKAVGQFGQIDALVNAAGAGILKPGHQIEPAELNAMIDVNLKGSFYTTQAAAQHMKEQQSGHICNVVGILGKHSMAMASAYCASKFGVVGFSKCMADELKRFGIKFTLLYFGGVDTPFWDDITLKVDRKKMLSAETAAGAIVYALSAEPQAVPMEINIQPESHLFF; encoded by the coding sequence ATGCAAGACAAAGTCGTTGTCGTTGTTGGAGCCACCGGCGGCATCGGTTCAGCAGTTACACGCCAGCTAGCCAAAGCCGGCGCACAGCTTGTACTCGCCGCCAGAAATAGTTCGCGCTTAGATGCGTTGGCAGCGGAATTACTCTCGCCGATGCAACTGATGCCGGTGCCTTGCGACATTACCGATCCGCTGCAAGTTGATAGACTGATGAAAAAAGCAGTGGGCCAATTTGGTCAGATAGACGCTTTGGTAAATGCAGCCGGTGCCGGCATCTTAAAACCGGGCCACCAAATCGAGCCGGCTGAACTCAACGCAATGATAGATGTTAACCTCAAAGGCAGTTTCTACACCACTCAAGCAGCCGCACAGCACATGAAAGAACAGCAGTCGGGTCATATTTGCAACGTGGTGGGAATTTTAGGCAAGCATTCGATGGCAATGGCATCGGCTTACTGCGCTTCCAAATTTGGGGTTGTTGGGTTCAGCAAGTGCATGGCAGATGAACTTAAGCGCTTTGGCATCAAATTCACACTGCTGTACTTTGGCGGCGTCGATACTCCTTTCTGGGATGACATTACCTTAAAAGTAGACCGGAAAAAAATGCTGAGTGCTGAAACGGCTGCCGGTGCGATTGTTTATGCCTTGTCTGCTGAACCGCAGGCGGTGCCAATGGAGATTAATATTCAGCCAGAAAGTCACTTATTCTTTTAA